Proteins from a single region of Psychrobacter cryohalolentis K5:
- a CDS encoding PAP2 family lipid A phosphatase, which produces MTLVKNTTDWTWLKLLCLTIIATLTFEHSQFDVRISNLFYTNGHWLLEKGAQPYRFIFYDSPKLLLILFGVYLIMVLIWHYWQRRYANTVNAKVFFIRPIAALSSREVGYLLITIIIVPTVIATLKSFTHVSCPNSLFLFNGDLPYLNLWQNILAKTPAKCFPAAHASAGFSLYGLAFLPTVQKYRYKIFAIVTVLGWTMGLYKMAFGDHFFSHTLVSMLLSLTLTCALASLFFRRSLK; this is translated from the coding sequence TAGTAAAAAACACAACTGATTGGACGTGGCTCAAGCTGCTGTGCTTAACGATTATTGCGACATTGACGTTTGAGCACAGCCAATTTGACGTTCGTATTAGTAATCTTTTTTATACGAATGGACATTGGCTTCTTGAAAAAGGCGCGCAGCCTTATAGATTTATCTTTTATGATTCTCCAAAATTATTATTAATATTATTTGGCGTCTATTTAATAATGGTATTAATTTGGCACTATTGGCAACGTCGATACGCTAATACTGTGAATGCTAAAGTGTTTTTTATTAGACCAATCGCAGCGTTGTCTAGCCGAGAAGTAGGTTATTTATTAATCACTATCATCATAGTACCTACGGTTATCGCAACCCTCAAGAGCTTTACCCATGTTAGCTGCCCAAATAGTTTATTTCTTTTCAATGGTGATTTACCATATCTCAATCTTTGGCAAAACATACTCGCTAAAACGCCTGCGAAGTGCTTTCCAGCGGCGCATGCCAGTGCAGGATTTTCTTTATATGGATTGGCATTTTTACCGACAGTACAAAAATATCGCTATAAAATCTTTGCAATAGTCACAGTTTTAGGATGGACGATGGGGCTATATAAAATGGCATTTGGCGACCATTTTTTTAGCCATACTTTAGTCTCGATGTTGTTATCATTGACGCTTACCTGTGCGCTTGCCAGCCTATTTTTCAGAAGGTCTTTAAAATAA